The following are encoded in a window of Kitasatospora fiedleri genomic DNA:
- a CDS encoding helix-turn-helix domain-containing protein, whose protein sequence is MTIGKSPRSSAPDASAPAAAEEPSRTAGGPSIGRLLARARIDAGLTVDQVSTRTRIRVPIVHAIESDDFDRCGGAFYARGHLRLLAREVGLDGEALVARYDAEHGGAPAPTAGQLIDSGPIKVKDHNRPNWTAAMVVAILAVVMLIGYNLVGSSSSGGDQPGAASAPLPSGVPAPATASPSAQPPAPESSVAAIAAAPADKVTVKLVAGSDKSWVTAKDGNGKSLYSNNLEAGQDQTFTDAKKITLVIGNAGAVHLFVNGKDLGPAGQDGQVVHLTYTPGDPQAG, encoded by the coding sequence GTGACCATCGGCAAGTCCCCCCGCAGTTCCGCCCCCGACGCCTCCGCGCCCGCCGCCGCCGAGGAGCCGAGCCGTACCGCCGGCGGGCCGAGCATCGGGCGGCTGCTCGCCAGGGCCCGGATCGACGCGGGCCTGACGGTCGACCAGGTCAGCACCCGGACCAGAATCCGGGTGCCGATCGTGCACGCCATCGAGTCCGACGACTTCGACCGCTGCGGCGGCGCCTTCTACGCCCGCGGCCACCTGCGGCTGCTGGCCCGCGAGGTCGGCCTGGACGGCGAGGCGCTGGTCGCCCGCTACGACGCCGAGCACGGCGGGGCGCCCGCGCCGACCGCCGGCCAGCTGATCGACTCCGGCCCGATCAAGGTCAAGGACCACAACCGGCCGAACTGGACCGCCGCGATGGTGGTGGCGATCCTCGCCGTGGTCATGCTGATCGGCTACAACCTGGTCGGCTCCTCGTCCTCCGGCGGCGACCAGCCCGGCGCGGCCAGCGCCCCGCTGCCCTCCGGCGTCCCCGCCCCGGCCACCGCCTCCCCGTCCGCGCAGCCGCCGGCCCCCGAGAGCAGCGTCGCCGCGATCGCCGCCGCGCCCGCCGACAAGGTCACCGTCAAGCTGGTCGCCGGGTCGGACAAGAGCTGGGTCACCGCCAAGGACGGCAACGGCAAGTCGCTCTACTCCAACAACCTGGAAGCCGGCCAGGACCAGACCTTCACCGACGCCAAGAAGATCACCCTGGTGATCGGCAACGCCGGGGCCGTCCACCTGTTCGTCAACGGCAAGGACCTCGGCCCGGCCGGCCAGGACGGCCAGGTCGTGCACCTCACCTACACCCCGGGCGACCCGCAGGCGGGCTGA
- a CDS encoding CinA family protein codes for MGEPGTAAARALAALRADGATLAVAESLTGGLLAAALVGVPGASAVFRGSVTAYATDLKSALLGVDEGLLDVSGPVHPVVARQMAEGVRRLLGADWALATTGVAGPEPQDGQPVGTVYVALAGPAGTEALPLRLSGGRDTIRQGSVDAALELLLRRLASRPG; via the coding sequence GTGGGTGAGCCCGGCACCGCGGCGGCCCGGGCGCTGGCCGCGCTGCGGGCCGACGGCGCCACCCTGGCCGTCGCCGAGTCCCTCACCGGCGGGCTGCTGGCCGCCGCCCTGGTCGGCGTCCCCGGGGCCTCCGCGGTCTTCCGGGGCTCGGTCACCGCGTACGCCACCGACCTCAAGTCCGCCCTGCTCGGCGTCGACGAGGGCCTGCTGGACGTGTCCGGCCCGGTCCACCCCGTGGTGGCCCGGCAGATGGCCGAGGGCGTCCGCCGGCTGCTCGGCGCCGACTGGGCGCTGGCCACCACCGGCGTGGCCGGGCCCGAGCCGCAGGACGGGCAGCCGGTCGGCACCGTGTACGTGGCCCTGGCCGGACCGGCGGGAACAGAAGCGCTCCCGCTCCGGTTGTCGGGTGGGCGTGACACGATCCGGCAGGGTTCGGTGGACGCCGCGCTGGAGCTGCTGCTGCGGCGCCTGGCGTCCCGCCCCGGCTGA
- the rimO gene encoding 30S ribosomal protein S12 methylthiotransferase RimO, producing the protein MPETRTVALVTLGCARNEVDSEELAGRLEADGWRLVDDASEADVAVVNTCGFVEAAKKDSVDALLEANDLKGHGRTQAVVAVGCMAERYGKELADALPEADGVLGFDDYADISTRLNTILSGGHVEAHTPRDRRKLLPLTPVERQAAAAEIALPGHGAPADLPDGLAPASGPRTLRKRLDDAPVASIKLASGCDRRCSFCAIPAFRGSFISRRPGDVLGEAVWLAGQGVREVVLVSENNTSYGKDLGDIRLLETLLSEIAAVEGIERVRVSYLQPAEMRPGLIDVMTGTDKVVPYFDLSFQHSAPAVLRRMRRFGSTEQFLGLLETIRAKAPGAGARSNFIVGFPGETEEDFAELERFVTHAGLDAIGVFGYSDEDGTEAAGYDGKLDQDVVDDRVARLSKLAEELTAQRAEQRVGSEVTVLVESVEDGVVEGRAAHQAPETDGLTTLLGVEDAVVGRFYRATVTGTEGVDLVAEAVGAVEVQQLAGADV; encoded by the coding sequence ATGCCTGAAACCCGCACTGTCGCCCTGGTCACGCTCGGATGCGCCCGCAACGAGGTCGACTCCGAGGAACTCGCCGGGCGACTGGAGGCCGACGGCTGGCGGCTGGTGGACGACGCCAGCGAGGCCGACGTCGCCGTCGTCAACACCTGCGGATTCGTCGAGGCCGCCAAGAAGGACTCCGTCGACGCCCTGCTGGAGGCCAACGACCTCAAGGGGCACGGCCGCACCCAGGCCGTGGTCGCCGTCGGCTGCATGGCCGAGCGCTACGGCAAGGAACTCGCCGACGCCCTCCCCGAGGCCGACGGCGTGCTCGGCTTCGACGACTACGCCGACATCTCCACCCGCCTGAACACCATCCTCTCCGGCGGCCACGTCGAGGCCCACACCCCCCGCGACCGCCGCAAGCTGCTCCCGCTCACCCCGGTCGAGCGGCAGGCCGCCGCCGCCGAGATCGCGCTGCCCGGCCACGGCGCCCCCGCGGACCTCCCCGACGGCCTGGCCCCCGCCTCCGGCCCGCGCACCCTGCGCAAGCGGCTGGACGACGCCCCGGTCGCCTCGATCAAGCTCGCCTCCGGGTGCGACCGCCGCTGCTCGTTCTGCGCCATCCCGGCCTTCCGCGGCTCCTTCATCTCCCGCCGCCCCGGCGACGTGCTGGGCGAGGCCGTCTGGCTGGCCGGGCAGGGCGTGCGCGAGGTGGTCCTGGTCTCCGAGAACAACACCTCCTACGGCAAGGACCTCGGCGACATCCGCCTGCTGGAGACCCTGCTGAGCGAGATCGCCGCCGTCGAGGGCATCGAGCGGGTCCGGGTCAGCTACCTGCAGCCCGCCGAGATGCGCCCCGGCCTGATCGACGTGATGACCGGGACCGACAAGGTCGTGCCCTACTTCGACCTGTCCTTCCAGCACTCCGCGCCCGCCGTGCTGCGCCGGATGCGCCGCTTCGGCTCCACCGAGCAGTTCCTCGGCCTGCTGGAGACGATCCGGGCCAAGGCCCCCGGGGCCGGCGCCCGCTCCAACTTCATCGTGGGCTTCCCCGGCGAGACCGAGGAGGACTTCGCGGAGCTGGAACGGTTCGTCACCCACGCCGGCCTCGACGCCATCGGCGTCTTCGGCTACTCCGACGAGGACGGCACCGAGGCGGCCGGCTACGACGGCAAGCTCGACCAGGACGTCGTCGACGACCGCGTCGCCCGGCTCTCCAAGCTCGCCGAGGAGCTCACCGCGCAGCGCGCCGAACAGCGGGTCGGCAGCGAGGTGACGGTGCTGGTCGAGTCGGTCGAGGACGGGGTGGTCGAGGGCCGGGCCGCCCACCAGGCCCCGGAGACCGACGGCCTGACCACCCTGCTCGGTGTCGAGGACGCGGTGGTCGGCCGGTTCTACCGGGCCACGGTGACCGGCACCGAGGGCGTCGACCTGGTCGCCGAGGCCGTCGGGGCCGTCGAGGTCCAGCAGCTCGCCGGAGCCGACGTATGA
- the pgsA gene encoding CDP-diacylglycerol--glycerol-3-phosphate 3-phosphatidyltransferase — protein MTKGPGAPAATRPTPAAVPPQPGVWNIANVLTMFRLVLVPVFAALLFADGGHDPKWRALAWAAFAVAMITDVFDGALARSKGLVTDFGRIADPIADKAIMGTGLIGLSLLGDLPWWITVVILAREIGITLMRFWVIRYAVIPASRGGKVKTLAQGTAVGMYVLVLTGPLATARAVVMGVAVLLTLATGLDYLLQAVRLRREGIARERRGG, from the coding sequence ATGACGAAGGGGCCGGGCGCCCCGGCCGCCACCCGGCCGACCCCGGCGGCCGTCCCGCCGCAGCCCGGCGTGTGGAACATCGCCAACGTGCTGACCATGTTCCGGCTGGTGCTCGTCCCGGTCTTCGCCGCGCTGCTGTTCGCCGACGGCGGCCACGACCCGAAGTGGCGGGCCCTCGCCTGGGCGGCCTTCGCCGTCGCGATGATCACCGACGTCTTCGACGGCGCGCTGGCCCGCAGCAAGGGCCTGGTCACCGACTTCGGCCGGATCGCCGACCCGATCGCCGACAAGGCGATCATGGGCACCGGCCTGATCGGCCTGTCCCTGCTCGGCGACCTGCCCTGGTGGATCACCGTGGTCATCCTGGCCCGGGAGATCGGCATCACCCTGATGCGGTTCTGGGTGATCCGCTACGCCGTCATCCCGGCCAGCCGCGGCGGCAAGGTCAAGACGCTCGCCCAGGGCACCGCGGTCGGCATGTACGTCCTGGTGCTCACCGGGCCGCTGGCCACTGCCCGGGCCGTGGTGATGGGCGTCGCGGTCCTCCTCACCCTGGCCACCGGCCTCGACTACCTGCTCCAGGCCGTCCGGCTGCGCCGCGAGGGCATCGCCCGGGAGCGCCGCGGTGGGTGA
- a CDS encoding helix-turn-helix domain-containing protein, which translates to MILLRRLLGDVLRRQRQRQGRTLREVSAAARVSLGYLSEVERGQKEASSELLSAICDALDVRMSEVMREVSDELSLAELAAMATLSEGDLLRPVLEPVPLPAPGVDRSGSISPKAAMDVVAA; encoded by the coding sequence ATGATTCTGCTCCGTCGCCTGCTGGGCGATGTGCTGCGTCGGCAGCGCCAGCGCCAGGGCCGCACACTCCGCGAGGTGTCGGCAGCTGCCAGGGTTTCGCTCGGGTACCTCTCCGAGGTCGAGCGGGGTCAGAAGGAGGCGTCCTCCGAGCTGCTCTCCGCCATCTGCGACGCGCTCGACGTGCGGATGTCGGAGGTCATGCGGGAGGTCAGCGACGAACTGTCGCTCGCCGAACTTGCGGCGATGGCGACACTCTCGGAGGGTGATCTGCTGAGGCCGGTGCTCGAACCGGTTCCGCTGCCGGCACCCGGCGTCGACCGGTCCGGGTCCATCTCGCCCAAGGCGGCGATGGACGTGGTGGCGGCCTGA